A genomic stretch from Serratia entomophila includes:
- the dinF gene encoding MATE family efflux transporter DinF, with product MRLISAFTSDTDKALWRLALPMIFSNITVPLLGLVDTAVIGHLDSPTYLGGVAIGAMATSFLFMLLLFLRMSTTGLAAQALGAQNPQALARAFMQPLLLAGLAGLAIVLLRQPLIDLALGIVGGNAEVLQQARLFLEIRWLSAPAALANMVILGWLLGVQYVRAPVILLIVGNLLNIALDIWLVMGLGWNVQGAATATAIAEYATLLLGLWLTWRVMRLRGISLPMLQQAWRGNLRRLLALNRDIMLRSLLLQLCFASLTIFGARLGSEVVAVNAVLMNLLTFTAYALDGFAYAVEAHSGHAYGARDDRQLRKIWRAACRQACLVALAFGAVYAVAGQQIVAALTSLPELRELASHYLPWQTVLPLVGVWCYLLDGMFIGATRGAEMRNSMAVAAAGYGLTLFSVPQLGNHGLWLALAVFLSLRGLSLGWLWHRHRVRGSWFAAR from the coding sequence ATGCGCCTGATTTCCGCCTTCACCAGCGACACCGATAAAGCCCTGTGGCGTCTTGCCCTGCCGATGATTTTTTCCAATATCACCGTGCCGCTGCTCGGGTTGGTGGATACCGCGGTGATCGGCCATCTCGATAGCCCAACCTATCTGGGCGGCGTGGCGATCGGCGCCATGGCCACCAGCTTCCTGTTTATGCTGCTGCTGTTCCTGCGCATGAGCACCACCGGCCTGGCCGCTCAGGCGCTGGGGGCGCAGAACCCGCAGGCGCTGGCGCGCGCCTTTATGCAGCCGCTGCTGTTGGCGGGGCTGGCCGGGTTGGCGATTGTGCTGTTGCGCCAGCCGCTGATTGATTTGGCGCTGGGGATCGTCGGCGGTAACGCCGAAGTCCTGCAGCAGGCGCGGCTGTTTCTCGAGATCCGCTGGCTGAGCGCCCCGGCGGCGTTGGCCAATATGGTGATCCTCGGCTGGCTGCTCGGCGTGCAATACGTGCGCGCGCCGGTGATCCTGCTGATCGTCGGCAACCTGCTGAACATCGCGCTGGATATCTGGCTGGTGATGGGGCTGGGCTGGAACGTACAGGGGGCGGCGACGGCGACCGCTATCGCCGAATACGCCACGCTGCTGCTCGGGCTGTGGCTGACGTGGCGCGTGATGCGCCTGCGCGGCATCTCACTGCCGATGCTGCAACAGGCCTGGCGCGGCAACCTGCGGCGCCTGCTGGCGCTGAACCGCGACATCATGCTGCGTTCGCTGTTGCTGCAGCTGTGCTTCGCCTCTTTGACCATTTTTGGCGCGCGGCTTGGCAGCGAAGTGGTGGCGGTGAATGCGGTGCTGATGAACCTGCTGACCTTCACCGCTTACGCGCTGGACGGCTTCGCTTACGCGGTGGAGGCGCATTCGGGCCACGCCTATGGCGCCCGTGACGACCGCCAACTGAGGAAGATATGGCGCGCCGCCTGTCGGCAAGCCTGTTTGGTAGCCTTGGCCTTTGGCGCGGTTTACGCCGTTGCCGGGCAGCAGATCGTGGCGGCGTTAACCTCGTTGCCCGAGCTGCGTGAGTTGGCCAGCCATTATCTGCCGTGGCAGACGGTGCTGCCGCTGGTTGGCGTATGGTGCTATTTGCTGGACGGCATGTTTATCGGCGCTACCCGTGGGGCGGAGATGCGCAACAGCATGGCGGTGGCGGCGGCCGGTTACGGATTGACGCTGTTCAGCGTGCCGCAGCTGGGCAACCACGGGCTGTGGCTGGCGCTGGCGGTATTCCTTTCGCTGCGCGGCCTGTCTCTGGGCTGGCTCTGGCATCGCCACCGGGTGCGCGGCAGCTGGTTTGCGGCAAGATAG
- the lexA gene encoding transcriptional repressor LexA — translation MKALTTRQQEVYDLIRDHISQTGMPPTRAEIAMRLGFRSPNAAEEHLKALARKGVIEIVSGASRGIRLLMEDEEGLPLIGRVAAGEPLLAQQHIEGHYKVDPSLFKPNADFLLRVNGMSMRDIGILDGDLLAVHKTQDVRNGQVVVARIEDEVTVKRLKKHGNVVELLPENSEFQPIVVDLRQQNFTIEGLAVGVIRNGDWI, via the coding sequence ATGAAAGCACTAACTACCAGACAGCAAGAGGTCTATGATCTGATTCGCGATCATATTTCGCAGACGGGCATGCCGCCGACGCGTGCCGAGATCGCCATGCGTCTGGGGTTCCGCTCGCCAAATGCCGCAGAAGAGCACCTGAAGGCGCTGGCGCGCAAAGGGGTGATCGAGATCGTTTCCGGCGCGTCACGCGGCATTCGCCTGCTGATGGAAGACGAAGAGGGTTTGCCGCTGATCGGCCGCGTGGCCGCCGGCGAACCGCTGCTGGCCCAGCAGCATATCGAAGGCCACTACAAGGTGGATCCTTCCCTGTTCAAACCGAACGCGGACTTCCTGCTGCGGGTCAACGGCATGTCGATGCGCGACATCGGCATTCTCGACGGCGATCTGCTGGCGGTGCACAAGACGCAAGACGTGCGCAACGGCCAGGTGGTGGTGGCGCGCATTGAAGACGAAGTCACGGTCAAACGCCTAAAAAAACACGGCAACGTCGTTGAACTGCTGCCGGAAAACAGCGAATTCCAACCGATCGTGGTCGATCTGCGCCAGCAGAATTTCACCATCGAAGGTTTGGCGGTTGGCGTGATCCGCAACGGCGACTGGATTTAA
- a CDS encoding diacylglycerol kinase: MANQATGLTRIIKAAGYSYKGLSAAWQHEAAFRQELVATVLAIILAIWLDVGAIARILLIGSVALVMIVEILNSAIEAVVDRVGSEYHELSGRAKDMGSAAVSLAILLALFVWGSVLWQHFA, translated from the coding sequence ATGGCGAACCAAGCAACCGGCCTGACCCGTATTATTAAAGCCGCCGGCTACTCTTATAAAGGACTTTCTGCCGCCTGGCAGCACGAGGCGGCGTTCCGTCAGGAGCTGGTGGCGACCGTGCTGGCTATCATACTGGCGATTTGGCTGGATGTGGGTGCGATAGCGCGCATTTTATTGATCGGATCCGTAGCGCTGGTGATGATCGTCGAGATCCTGAACAGTGCGATCGAGGCGGTGGTAGACCGCGTCGGCAGCGAATACCATGAGCTGTCCGGCCGCGCCAAGGACATGGGGTCGGCGGCGGTGTCGCTGGCGATCCTGCTGGCGCTGTTCGTCTGGGGCTCGGTGCTGTGGCAGCACTTCGCCTGA
- the plsB gene encoding glycerol-3-phosphate 1-O-acyltransferase PlsB has product MSGWRKIYYKLLNLPLKLLVRSKVIPSDPVTELGLDPSRPILYVLPYNSKADLLTLRTQCLAQDLPDPLNPLEIDGTVLPSHVFIHDGPRVFRYYTPKEESVKLFHDYLDLHRSNPDLDIQMLPVSVMFGRSPGREGHGTPHLRLLNGVQKFFAVLWLGRDSFVRFSNTVSLRSMATEHGTDKSIAQKLARVARMHFSRQRLAAVGPSLPARQDLFNKLLASKAIEKAVEDEARSKKISHEKAQQNAIALMEEIAADFSYETVRLSDRVLSWTWNRLYQGINVTNAERVRQLAQDGHEIVYVPCHRSHMDYLLLSYVLYHQGLVPPHIAAGINLNFWPAGPIFRRLGAFFIRRTFKGNKLYSTVFREYLGELFTRGYSVEYFVEGGRSRTGRLLEPKTGTLSMTIQAMLRGGARPITLVPIYIGYEHVMEVGTYAKELRGATKEKESLLQMLRGLRKLRNLGQGYVNFGDPLPLTAYLNQHVPQWREAIDPIEAQRPSWLTPTVNDLAAKIMVRINNAAAANAMNLCCTALLASRQRSLTREQLLEQLECYLQLMRNVPYAHDVTVPTQTPDQLLDHALNMNKFEVEKDNIGDIIILPREQAVLMTYYRNNIHHLLVLPSLIATIVMHHRQVSRSELLRQIGLIYPMLKAELFLHNDKEQLEEVLQPLIGEMIRQQLICDKGEDLVLNPARIRPLQLLAAGVRETLQRYAITMSILSANPSINRGALEKESRIMAQRLSVLHGINAPEFFDKAVFSTLVATLREEGYINDIGDAIREHTLEVYNMLSDLITPEIKLTIESVSMPAETDALPEAAAEEEKEG; this is encoded by the coding sequence ATGTCAGGTTGGCGTAAAATTTATTATAAATTATTGAATTTACCACTCAAATTGTTGGTAAGAAGTAAGGTTATCCCTTCAGACCCGGTGACGGAGTTAGGGTTGGATCCCTCACGGCCGATTTTGTATGTTTTGCCTTATAATTCCAAGGCGGATTTGCTGACGCTGCGCACCCAGTGCCTGGCGCAGGATCTGCCCGACCCCCTCAACCCGCTGGAGATCGACGGCACGGTGTTGCCGAGCCACGTGTTTATCCACGACGGCCCGCGCGTGTTCCGCTACTACACGCCGAAGGAAGAGTCGGTCAAGCTGTTCCACGACTATCTGGATCTGCACCGCAGCAACCCGGATCTCGACATCCAGATGCTGCCGGTTTCGGTGATGTTCGGCCGTTCGCCGGGGCGTGAAGGCCACGGCACTCCGCACCTGCGCCTGCTGAACGGCGTGCAGAAATTCTTCGCCGTGCTGTGGCTCGGCCGCGACAGCTTCGTGCGCTTCTCCAATACCGTTTCGCTGCGCAGCATGGCCACCGAACACGGCACGGACAAATCCATCGCGCAGAAACTGGCGCGCGTGGCGCGCATGCACTTCTCGCGCCAGCGCCTGGCCGCGGTCGGCCCAAGCCTGCCGGCGCGCCAGGATCTGTTCAATAAGCTGTTGGCCTCCAAAGCTATCGAAAAAGCGGTCGAGGACGAAGCGCGCAGCAAGAAAATTTCCCACGAGAAAGCCCAGCAGAACGCCATCGCGCTGATGGAAGAGATCGCCGCCGACTTCTCTTACGAGACCGTGCGCCTCTCCGACCGCGTGCTGAGCTGGACCTGGAACCGGCTGTACCAGGGCATCAACGTCACCAACGCCGAGCGCGTGCGCCAGCTGGCGCAGGACGGCCACGAGATAGTCTACGTGCCCTGCCACCGCAGCCACATGGACTACCTGCTGCTGTCCTATGTGCTGTATCACCAGGGCCTGGTGCCGCCGCACATCGCGGCCGGCATCAACCTCAACTTCTGGCCGGCCGGGCCGATCTTCCGCCGCCTGGGCGCGTTCTTCATCCGCCGCACCTTCAAGGGCAACAAGCTGTACTCCACGGTGTTTCGCGAATACCTCGGCGAGCTGTTTACCCGCGGCTATTCGGTGGAATACTTCGTCGAAGGCGGCCGTTCGCGCACCGGGCGTCTGCTGGAACCGAAGACCGGCACCCTGTCGATGACCATCCAGGCGATGCTGCGCGGCGGCGCCCGCCCTATCACCCTGGTGCCGATCTACATCGGCTACGAGCACGTGATGGAAGTGGGCACCTACGCCAAAGAGCTGCGCGGCGCCACCAAGGAAAAAGAGAGCCTGTTGCAGATGCTGCGCGGCCTGCGCAAACTGCGCAACCTGGGCCAGGGCTACGTCAACTTCGGCGATCCGCTGCCGCTGACCGCCTATCTGAACCAGCACGTGCCGCAGTGGCGTGAAGCGATCGACCCGATCGAAGCCCAGCGCCCAAGCTGGCTGACGCCGACGGTCAACGATCTGGCGGCCAAAATCATGGTGCGCATCAACAATGCCGCCGCCGCCAACGCCATGAACCTGTGCTGTACCGCGCTGCTGGCCTCCCGCCAGCGTTCGCTGACCCGCGAGCAGCTGCTCGAACAGTTGGAATGCTATCTGCAGCTGATGCGCAACGTGCCATACGCGCATGACGTCACGGTGCCGACCCAGACGCCGGACCAGCTGCTGGATCACGCGTTGAACATGAACAAGTTCGAGGTGGAGAAGGACAACATCGGCGATATCATCATCCTGCCGCGCGAGCAGGCGGTGTTGATGACCTATTACCGCAACAATATCCATCACCTGCTGGTGCTGCCTTCCCTGATCGCCACCATCGTGATGCATCACCGCCAGGTATCGCGCAGCGAGCTGCTGCGGCAGATCGGCCTGATTTACCCGATGCTGAAGGCCGAGCTGTTCCTGCACAACGACAAGGAGCAGCTGGAGGAAGTGCTGCAGCCGCTGATCGGCGAAATGATCCGCCAACAGCTGATCTGCGACAAAGGCGAAGACCTGGTGCTGAACCCGGCGCGCATTCGCCCGCTGCAGCTGCTGGCGGCCGGCGTGCGCGAGACGCTGCAGCGCTACGCCATCACCATGTCGATCCTCAGCGCCAACCCGAGCATCAACCGCGGCGCGCTGGAGAAAGAGAGCCGCATCATGGCGCAGCGCCTGTCGGTGCTGCACGGCATCAACGCGCCGGAGTTCTTCGACAAGGCGGTGTTCTCCACCCTGGTGGCGACGCTGCGTGAAGAGGGCTACATCAACGACATCGGCGATGCGATCCGCGAGCACACCCTCGAGGTGTACAACATGCTGAGCGATCTGATCACCCCGGAGATCAAGCTGACCATCGAAAGCGTCAGCATGCCGGCGGAAACCGATGCGCTGCCTGAGGCGGCGGCCGAGGAAGAGAAAGAAGGCTGA
- the ubiA gene encoding 4-hydroxybenzoate octaprenyltransferase produces MEGSVTQSKWRAYSHLMRIDKPIGSLLLLWPTLWALWLAGQGVPPLSILLVFVLGVFLMRAAGCVVNDYADRAVDGHVKRTAGRPMPSGRVSGKEAKVLFVVLVLISFGLVLTLNAMTIWLSLAALALAWVYPFMKRVTNLPQFVLGAAFGWGIPMAYAAVSEALPLSCWLLLLANICWTVAYDTLYAMVDRDDDLKIGVKSTAILFGRYDKLIVGLLQFATLLLLLWVGYLAQLGGAFYWSLLLAGALFIHQQKQVATREREACFKAFLHNNYVGLVVFIGIALSYLPA; encoded by the coding sequence TTGGAGGGAAGCGTGACTCAAAGTAAATGGCGGGCTTACAGCCATCTGATGCGCATCGATAAACCGATCGGCAGCCTGCTGCTGCTGTGGCCGACGCTGTGGGCGCTGTGGTTGGCCGGGCAGGGCGTGCCGCCGTTGTCGATCCTGCTGGTGTTCGTGCTGGGGGTGTTCCTGATGCGCGCCGCCGGCTGCGTGGTGAACGACTACGCCGATCGTGCGGTCGACGGCCACGTGAAGCGCACCGCCGGGCGGCCGATGCCGAGCGGCCGGGTGAGCGGGAAAGAGGCCAAGGTGCTGTTCGTGGTGCTGGTGCTGATCTCGTTTGGCCTGGTGCTGACGTTGAATGCCATGACCATCTGGCTGTCGCTGGCGGCGCTGGCGCTGGCCTGGGTTTATCCGTTTATGAAGCGGGTGACCAACCTGCCGCAGTTTGTGCTGGGCGCCGCCTTCGGCTGGGGCATTCCCATGGCCTACGCCGCGGTCAGCGAAGCGCTGCCGCTGAGCTGCTGGCTGCTGCTGCTGGCCAACATCTGTTGGACGGTGGCCTACGATACGCTGTATGCGATGGTGGACCGCGATGACGACCTGAAAATCGGCGTTAAATCCACCGCCATTCTGTTTGGCCGCTATGACAAGCTGATCGTCGGGCTGCTGCAGTTCGCCACCCTGCTGCTGCTGCTGTGGGTCGGTTATCTGGCGCAGCTGGGCGGGGCGTTTTACTGGTCGCTGCTGCTGGCGGGCGCGCTGTTTATCCATCAGCAGAAGCAGGTAGCCACCCGCGAGCGCGAAGCCTGCTTCAAGGCGTTCTTGCACAATAACTACGTCGGGCTGGTGGTGTTTATCGGCATCGCGCTGAGTTATTTGCCGGCTTAA